In Lolium rigidum isolate FL_2022 chromosome 3, APGP_CSIRO_Lrig_0.1, whole genome shotgun sequence, the genomic window CTAATATTCTGTCCTGATGAACAGTGACACAGTTGGGCTGCTCGATGAACGGCCGAACAGAGCGGGAGGTGGTCCGAGCATGAGCATCCACAGTGCACACTGCAACCACGACGCAAAGTCCACATGACAGCCTAAACATGCTACGGTGGTACAGCACACCGCCAACGAGAATCCATGGAAACAGTACCATCGAGTACGAATGGTACTTCCTCCGGCAATAATGCTCGTGCTATTGTACCGGTCTATGATCCTGGATGAACCGCTGGATCATGCAGCGTGCTTTGGCTTTGTTGGCGAGCGACGacatatatgcatgcatgcaagccttttcttttcatttttccagGACGAAGCAAGGACATGCATGCATGTTGGCCTTTTGACCTGCTGGTGTGACTCCTGTACTGTGATGGCTAGCAGTTGGCTACAGACCAAACTTCGTGGGCTACTACCTCTACATGACATGACCTAGTTATAATCGGCGACACATGTGTCCTGCAAACGATAGGCCTAATGTGATCAGAGGTACTCTAACTCGATGCATCTAAAATTTAGACAAAGAAGAGAGTACTTGGAACTTGAGGTACAACCGTACAAGCTTAATAAGGATAAACAGGGAGGAATTGCTGTGATAATCTTAAGACTGAAGAGATCTCCAATGTTAATTACCTCTCCTCGTTGTACGAGTTGGAGCGCTTGAGCGACGACGCCGGCAGCGGGGTGCCGCGGCCGCCGCTCTCCACGATGCTGCCGCTGAAGTACTCCTTCTCGTCCACCCGCATCTGCCCCAGCCGCCGCCTCAGCTCCCCGCCCTccccctcctcgtcctcctcatcctcctccgcgCCGGCGCGCGACGAGAGGCGGCTCACCAGCCCGCAGCTCCGCCTCGGCTCGGCCCGCCCGCCGCCACACTTAGCCGAGCCGGCGGTGGCCGACCCGCACGCGATGAGCTGCAGGAGCATCGAGCCGGCCCGgttcggctccgcctcctccccctCGCAGCGGCTCGCCTGCCGAGCCACCGGCGGCTTGTCGGAGGaggtcgacgacggcggcgaggtcTCCTCCACCGGCAGCTCCACGGGGTGGCCGCGGCTGGTGCGCACCGACACGGGCTTGCTGTCATGCCGGGCGAGACGGGCCGCGGCGACGCGCCGGTGGTAAGGGTACCCCAGCTGCTCCTCGTCCTCgggctcctcctcgccggcgtcgTCCCGGTACCCGTTTTCCACGTACTGCTTGTGGCTGTGCGCCGGCAACGCCAGCGGCGGCTTCGTCGGCGACCGGTCGGTCACGCGGAGGTGCTGGAACCGGTCTGCTGCAACTGTGGTTCAGCCAAACACAAAATTAAGATTACAAGATCGTCAAGCTGAACAGTTAACAGTGCGCATGCTAAATTCAGCTGATGCAGTGTGTTACTTTACTAGATACTGCTGCGCATCATTTAGATTTCGTTTCAGACGATACGTGCGATAGTGTGGTGCCACACTGCCAGTCCATACTGCTAATGCGCATGCTGCATTAAGCTCAGGGAGAAAACAGGACAAGGAATTGAAGCCTTGGGCTGCTGCTGCATGTTGGCTAATAAAGTCTTCGCGACTTACGATGCGACCGAGTGCAGAAAGGGAACGTGCAAGGTGCAGGAAGCTGTACTTCCTGCCCTCACCGGCTTTGGACCATTCATTTGAAAACGAGTTGACAATGAGAAAGGAGAGAGACATGAAAAGGCGCTCGTTTTTAATGGACAAGACGGCTGGTTTTTTCTAGGAAAAGAAGGAACAAAAAAATCAAGTTCTATCTCAAGTTAGGAAGATGAAAAATTTCAgctaaaaaaaagataaaaacctTACTTACATGCATCATGCAAGTCATGTTCATCCGTAATCTCAAGTTCTCAAGAAAAGTGACAGTAAGTTACAGAGAGTTGATAATGATGGTTACCGGAAGAACAGCCAGGGAATATCTCGGAGCCCTTGAGGACGTACTCCACGCCGTCCGAAGGGTAGATGACGTCGTTGTCCGAGAGGTCGTTCCACACGTAGCCGTTCTTGTAGTTCCTACAGATGCAAAACCATGTGTAAGTTGCAGCTTTCATCGTAAAAAAAAGTGCAAGTTGTACCAACTGTTCTAAAAATACATTGACGAAGACTCTCGGGTGTGAACGGCCAGGAAATGGGTAGTACCTCTTGCAAGACCATGAGAAGAGAGCAGGCATGCCTTTCCCCCTCAGCACCGTCAGCTTGTCCATCACATCTTCAGTTCAcaccaagaagaaggagaaacccaTGAATCAGTCagtgaatagcgagtagatttaccaAGCTTGTGGCCGACGGAGGTAGCAGATAGATGTAGCAACCATATATGCAATGCAGGCAAAGGCGGGTACCTTTGAGGCGAAGCGGCTGGTGGGGGTGCTGAGCGAGCTCCATGAAGTGCGGGTGCTCGAGCTGGCCGTTCCGGCAGAGGTAGTAGATGATCTGCACCCGCCGCATGGGCCTCGCCGGCGCCGACCTCGCCGGCGGGTACACTGGCCGGCCCCGCTCCGGGCTCGCCTCCGCCGTCATCCTGCCACTCACGTGATGCGGCAGCTTCCTCCCTTCCCCCATCGCCGCCTCCATTTCTCTCgcgaggccggccggcggcgggcaAGCTAGCTCCTCTCAGTCAGTCTCGCCACTCTAGCTGGCTGCAAATGCCACTACTGCCGGAGGTAGTACGAGTCAGCAGCTTATATTACTACCGCGCGCGCGCTGGCTTGGTAGGCGTTGGCCGGGCCCCACGGGTTTTACTAGAGGAATGGAGGagacgaggagggagaagaagggatTTGAGGTCGTCATCATGCCACtatgatcgatcgatcgatgcgTGTGGCGTGGGAATGGAACATCCTAGTACCCAGCGCCCATGCTCTGCTCCTCTTTATAACGCACACACAGCAGCTACGAGCGCACAGCGTCACACTGTTATGCACGTCACCTCGCGCGCTTTGCGGTGCTAAAAAAGAGCCCAACCACTCGTCCGTGTATCTCGCCTTTGTTATTTACTCTCTCGGATGCATGGTAAAAAAATTCTCCAAAAAATAATCCTCCCACTTGGCAACATTTCAACTCACTTCGTTCAAAAAAAGATTTTCACCGTTGCCTAAATTGGAATGTATCTAGAAGTGTTTTAGTGTCCAAACACGTGCAAATTTATGCAAATTTATACAAATTTAAGATATCTTTTTTCAGAAGGAGGGAGTAATACTATATTTTTAACAAAGATTTAGAAATTAATACATCGAGCAACACGAAATCACGACTGTTGCTGCATGTACAAGTTTGATGAATGGGTGGCCATAATAGCGGTCGAGTTCCTGACCTAAACCTTCACACATCATCTAACTTCAGAGGCATCACCATGACGTCCACCGGCCAGCCAGGAGTCACAACCAATCCCATGCACGTGTCGATCATCACTCGTTCGCCGCCAAGAATGTGATGCACCATGCAGCCGAGACTCACCGTCGATGATGTGGCATATGCCACGACGCTCCACCCTGGCCACCTCGCGGGAGCACGTGGAAACCTACGCCCATAGCCGAAGCAATCCACCAGTCAATCCAACCGATATTGACTCCaaagcatagttttaaaaaccggaccggaccGCCGGTTGAACCGGAAAAAACCAGAACCAGACCCTGCACCGGTCTTTTTGGCGCACTAGACCGCTCGCACACCTGACCCAGTGAAAACCGGACGAACCGCGGCTCAACAGGCGGTTTTGGAAGAAAACCAGGAGCACTGAATCGCCGGTCCAACCAGTAGTAGCGTTACTTCGCGTGAAAAATTAAATGCATGAGGTAGGATTCGATCCTGTAACCTCCAGCAGAGCAGACACCCGCCCAGACCAATTGAGCTATAATTGTTTGATGACTTTAGAAGATAGCAGTTTATTTTATACATAGTTCACACGATAGGGGCTTTGCTTTTTTACGCCGCATAGCATACGTGCATGGTGCATGTTCTGTACGCTAGATTTGCTGCCTTTTAGCATTGCTGGATGCAAAAAATGAATTGCACGAGCGTGTGTTAGGTGCTTGGCTGTATTAGACATGGCAAAGTTGGTAAGTTGTCGACTACTTTATGAAttattataaaaatttgcaagttTAAAATATATTTGTATACATAATTATTTATTTACTGCAGTATTTATAAGTAAAATATACTACTCTATATCTTAAAAAACCAGACAATGAACCGGTGAACCAGTGGTCCAACCGGTAAAAACCTGAACCGATAGCCTTACCGTTTCGGtcaccggtccggtttttaaaactatgctccAAAGATGATGCCTCGAAGGGGAGAGAAGCGACGTAGGCACGCTGCCATCATCCGATTCAGAAACTCCAAATCTGATATTTCCCTGGAGCACACTTTTTTTTCGACAAAGAGTATATTTTAATATCtcaataccaattacacccagtcctGCAACAATGCATTGCCCTAttggcaatacggatacacaaaaccaaagaaagaagaagaaatataATAAAAGAAAAGTCCCGTTACAGTGATCACTCCCTTGTAGCGCAGCATCACTAACACCACCGCCTCCAAgaaagaaacagtaaacaagtgtcGTCATCGTccaatcaaagatcttaggtttttaaCCTGGAGATGAAAGCCCTCGCTCACAAAATAATAtcttcaacaagatcattgccagggACAACCAATTAAGGCACCTTGGATGTTCACCCTGAGAGGCCAGATTTTGAACTTCTCTTGTGCTGACGCCCCCACTTACGATGGCATTGCTTCAAGTAAAAAATCACCAAACCAATTTCATGTTGCCACAAAGACGGGGACCACCATAGCTAGTCCTGAGATCCCAACTTCAATGGCATTTTCTCAGCTGACTTAAACATGGACCGTCAAAGCGAGGTACATGATGGTAACATCCTGCAGAGCTTCGcaacgctccctctgaaaccaaacggacaGCGAAAGACAcgagtgcgcacgaccgaataccacctgaTCCAGCAATCTCAAGAATGGAATCGCCATGGAGTTCGCCAGCGGAGCCTTCCCGAACACGACACTCCAGCCAAATCGATGAGGACTCGCATCTTGCAGATCATCATCTTAGCGTGAGTTGCAACACCGGGACAACCACCAttattcaaggtcgtgccagtagCCCCCACGCCACCAATTGATAACACAAGAGGCCACGAAGTGCCAGGATGCCGAGGTGGAGACTGGCGAGAACGCAGACGGCGGACAAGCCAACGCTATACATGGGGTCACCAACAAGCGAGATCGCTCAAGGGACGACCACAACCATCAGTAGGACAGCCAACCCCATTGGGCCCAGATCGGCCCGATCCGCTGCCGGTAGGTCAAGCACCGCCACCAACCATGGCGCGCTGCACTAGCCTCCCCTTCAAGCGCCCATCACCTCAACACCTCCTCCGCAGGGCCGTCGCAAGACATTCCCGACGCCGTGCCCCACCGCCTGGAGCACCACAGGACGCGACACCACACCGAAGAGCATGCCGCCCTTGGCAGGatgagcgccgccaccgccgcctttgTCGGCGGCAGCTAGGCAGTGGCGGGCATGGGGTCTCGAGGTGAAGGGGATGAGCGGCCTCCGGAGTCACCCAGGCGGAGATGACCCGAGAGGCAGATGCTCCCAAAGCACACGTAGAACAAAAAACCCTACAACACCTCCAACAAGATAATGGCGCTCAAAGACGTCGCCATAAAGAAATTCTAGCCAAGGATTAAACAAGCTTTCGCTGGCAGAATCGCACACGTCACCGAACGGCTCACGAAACCGTCCTCCATGTCATGTCCCACGGGGGCATCTGAATCGCCACCGTCAAGTAGCCGCGCAGAGCCTGAGCCGCAACGGTATTATCACCGCCATGATCTTGCTGCACTGCGGGGGGTGGGCCAATGATTCCAACATCTTTGCAATGTCGACGCTGGACCGTGCACACACTCTAACAATGATACCAGGCGTGTGCACGAGATCTGCGCCCTAGAGCCACGGCGGAGGAAAGCCCCGCCACCACCATCATCCCGTGCGCGGGTTTTACCTAGCGTCACTCTGACCACGGCGCGAAGATTGGCAGCGGCTGGTGAACCCTATATTGCGAGGATGGAGGGATGGCTGCTAACTACCTTCACTTTTTTACTTGATATGTGCACACCGAAAAAGCATAGCATAACTCCGGTTTTTTATTGTGAGACACTATGTTCCCGACGATACCGAGACGTCTGTGGTAACTTTACCAATATCAAAGACCCGCCAGATCAGTTTATTGTACTCGGTCTCTCTGGGTGATCATAGAGGTAGGTTCTACATGTATGCCTTCATAGTATGTACGTATTTGTAAGTGTCTGGTACTCtgtgtttcgaaaaaaaaaaggatATTGATTCATTTTTTCTAAACTATTTTGTCAAATCTTTAAAATTTTGGCTCTGATTAAACCTAAAATTCAGGATAATTATGAACAGAAGGAAATTAGGGTGCGAGAAAATTGGGCAGCGGGGCGCAGGGTGCCAGCAAGCAAGCATGCACCGCCACTGTCGGGCAATAAGTGCACCTGCCGCGGCGAGCAGTGTCAACCGctgggcgcgcgcgcgcgcgccggcccCGGCCTGGGACCTCTGCCGCTGCCCCTGGAGCTACTTCCCCAGCGCAGCGCAGCGTCGAGAAAAAGCTTGGCACCGGGGCCCCATGGCACGGCGGGACGACCCCTCTCTTCGCGCAGGTCCTTGCCAAGGACTCCTTGGGTTGGGTTGGGATGGATCAACCGCTAATCGATCGCAGTTTGAAATTTGTTTGCGATGTGTAGTGGGCACTGgaagggatattcactttggcttgtgtgaatcaacatttcgaagtgttaaaaaattctaaactaaaaaatttcatgtacatctacacattttatgtttgtacacaagttttcaaaaaaaaactataaaaatttgtggctccagtaaaaaagacaaattttgatgctt contains:
- the LOC124694902 gene encoding protein SOSEKI 2-like, producing the protein MTAEASPERGRPVYPPARSAPARPMRRVQIIYYLCRNGQLEHPHFMELAQHPHQPLRLKDVMDKLTVLRGKGMPALFSWSCKRNYKNGYVWNDLSDNDVIYPSDGVEYVLKGSEIFPGCSSVAADRFQHLRVTDRSPTKPPLALPAHSHKQYVENGYRDDAGEEEPEDEEQLGYPYHRRVAAARLARHDSKPVSVRTSRGHPVELPVEETSPPSSTSSDKPPVARQASRCEGEEAEPNRAGSMLLQLIACGSATAGSAKCGGGRAEPRRSCGLVSRLSSRAGAEEDEEDEEGEGGELRRRLGQMRVDEKEYFSGSIVESGGRGTPLPASSLKRSNSYNEERSSRLGAGAIGEQAADDRTIPEDGMVRGRCIPGRKRQQQK